The Centroberyx gerrardi isolate f3 chromosome 13, fCenGer3.hap1.cur.20231027, whole genome shotgun sequence genome contains the following window.
GCAAACCTTCAGAGACAGAAAACTTGTAGCCGAAACCTTTGTTATTTGTtcccctgctgctgctttttgcaataaatttattaaaaataattttgagTGTGATCCTGATAAAGAGAATAAATCCTATACAGTTCTTATAAAACATCTCACTTCAATAGAAACAAAGAAGCAAACTGCTAACTGCACTTTTGCATTATACACAAACAATACCAGTTGATTTTATATTGTTTGTGTATAATGCACTTATAGCTttctatgtttttgtttgttgttgtcctTTATTATCAGATTTTGTTGCTTTGTATTATTGTTGTCATGTGTTAAGGTTTGTTACTGCCCATGTCCATGTAcatattatatacattttgggTGACTTTGAGTTAATTAATGAATGGAAAAGCATCCatccaccagtcagtcagtcagtcatgcaGTAAGACAGATGATCAGTTACCTGTCTCTCGGCTCTCTCGGCAGCAGCTGGCACAGCGTCGTGCCCCTTGTgctcctccaccacacacagcacacacacacactgccggtCGGTGCGGCAGTAAATCTCCAGCAGCTTATCATGATGGGGGCAAACCCTCTGCTGAAGCTGCATGCTGGCTTCCACCAGCGCGTGCTTCCTCAGGGCCGGAGACTCCTGGTGGGATCGCAGGTGGGTTTCACAGTAAGACGCCAGACACACCAGACACGACCTCGCGGCTTTAGAGGCCCCGGCCGGGCAGAGATCACACCCGACGTCTCCAGGGCCAACAGAGCTGTGAGGCAGAGACTCCTGGACCTCCATCCTGGATAGTTTCTCCACCATCTCAGCCAGGATGGTGTTTCTCTTCAGGATGGGTCTGGGGCTGAAGGTCTGCCTGCACTGCGGACAGCTGCTGGTCTTGGAGGGATCGTCTGCGCCCCAGTAGCTGCTGATGCAGCCCATGCAGTAGCTGTGGCCACAGGGGATGGCCACTGGCTCCTTCAGCGTGTCCAGGCAGATGGGGCAGCAGAACTGGTCCCGGTCCAGCGGGGAGACTGTGTGGGCCATGCCGGGACAGAGTGGAGGGCTGCTTCGCTCTGACAGGTGCTGATATATCACAGAGAGATGACTACATTATACAAAGCAGTCACCTGCAACCACACCTCCCAAGTGGTGagcttctgtgtgtttgtgtgtgtgtgtgtgtgtgtgtgtgtgtgtgtgtgtgtgtgtgtgtgtgtgtgtgttgtctgtgcctgtttgtgtggctgtgtgtgagtgtgtgtgtctatattaAGTAGGTGAGTCAGAGCAgagaaataacttttttttagactatattttgccattttttcctttatttgttaGTTCAAAGTGGAGAAAGACAGCAGACAAACGTCCCAGGCCAGATGTGAACCCAGGACATTACGGGtgataaggatttttttccatATTGACAGCTTATGCAAGATCgcattaaataatcaaattgatgttcatcatattgaactgcatggtaatgttAAGTGTGATCAAACAAAAGTGTGGTCAAACAAGACTGAAATTATCAATGAATATTCCTAACATAATTGTGTATCAtaatatcatcatatcatcacaataggacaaataataattgataatattgaataattGCCCAGCTCTAGAGGATAGACTTAGCCCACTGGCGTATCAATCTGTTTATCTATTCAGTCTGATTGCAGATGTGCTCATACAGATGGGGCAGTGAGGAAGACTTTTGTCGAAATGTCGTAGGACTATTGTAGGACTATTTTTGTgttactaataaaataaaaaagtgtagAGTCGAGCATGTTCCTCTTCTTTTGTttccttagccaactgagccaccaggacactcCAGAGAAGAGAAATTAAAGTAATTAAAGTTTATCCATACATTCATTAAAGGGGCCCTACTACAGGAATTCAAATTtccctctatttatatacatatactgtatgattaAAGATGTagacagtgttaaagtgtttgtttgagtggttaaatttaaagtctatttttacaggcagtttcagacaaACTCTAGttaacgcatcacaactggactttgtcctgattggctcccttcactgaatccttccaatcaggcgggtttgcagcatttgaactgacacAGCCACTGGAAAGCCTCCAATCAGCAGGCTTACCTCATATGAACtagaggagctggtgttgtcggccaatcagggtccagtatgtgactgttctgcctgagAGTCTGCAAATTAATTTAATAAATACCTTTTTAAtgaaactacatttatttgcaaaacatcatgaagaacattattcttatcctgagccacagaatatttttttttaaaaatcataaaaactgGATAATACGGTACTtttaacaaaaccaaaatgcGACAAtacaataatattaatattaatacgaccacacacactcctctttaCCATGTGGTTTTATTGAAACACTGGATTACATTTTCCTACAACACTGATGTGGGATGCACACTTAAAACACGAACAGTGGAATATAAAAAAGTTAAAGAATGTAACACTAACatcaagaaaaagagaggcatcttttttatctctctgtcagAGGAATTTTTACAGCAGTACAAAACCAATGGGCCCAATTGAGATCGTATATTAGTTTAGTGGTGTGAGTTAGACACTGATAGATGCTTTGATATTTGGAGGCACCAACATACAGAGAGTTGGATCACACATATAAAATACTAACATTAAGTGCACATTAAACcataattgtcttttttttttaaatccacaATCTTGCATAATGTTCTTGCCACATATATATTCTTGTCATTGATTGTAGCTTGTAGATATACATACGATATCATAACATGAGCAAAAAGCTAGCCTAGCATTCCTCATTACATCATGTaaactatttattttttgtactaCTTCAAGTCTTGAAACATTGGAGCCGTATAAAAATCCTCAAATTAATTATACAATTGATGAATTATACAACTGGATCAGTGAAAACACCCTCAGCACTGCGTACTGTAAGGAAAAACAAATTGGAAATGAGCtattttgaaaaagaaacatatttgCCATTGATCAAATTGTAATGAGGGATTACTTTAATGAAATGAtaataacaaaacaacagaaattcATCTTTCTTtggacttttcttttcttttcttttggacTTCAGTTTGTATGGCAGTCAAATCTTTTCTTCCTATCAATGAACTTGATCTTGGCTCTGGACATACAGGATGATTGTTTCCTACATTTTCTCCTTTGGCATTGAATAACAGAAATACTGCTCGGCAGTCTCTTTATGGCTGAAATCAAATTGAAAACAGACTTAAGGCAGAACattgacatatatatatattatgcaaaaaaaaccaaaaaaaaaaaccccaaaaaaacagtAAGCCGCCATTTACTTTGGTTTCTCTTCATTCCTCATCactgactacgtttacatgcacacagtattcTGGGTGTTAGCTTGTATCCTGGTTAAGGCCTCATTCATTCTGTTAACATGCACACTCATATCCAGATCACAAATATCCCTGTGTACATGGAGAAATTGACTATTTCTAGCATTACAACGGGACGCAAGCTTGCACTGATCTGaaaaaccaacagtaaacaGGAGAAGGTATTTACATGCCTTAGATCACATTGGCACGTACCAGCAATCACATTCAGGTCTCTCATAATGGAGATAGGAGTTTATCCAGGTCTTTGGAAACATTTAAATGCACCGACTCATGAACATAAAACCTACGTATTTAAAGGGAATATTGTtgtacatgtaaacatagccagtgACTTCaacctctccatctttctctcgctctctctctctctaataacgccctttctctcctccgttatctttcccccccccctcaggcGCTGACGAACACCAGGCGGGCGGAGTAGATGAGGTCGGCCAGGTAGAGGATGAAGTTGACGGCGGTGAGCACGGCCACCGCCATGAGCTTATCCCAGACGCACAGCCCCATCGTGCTGCTGCAGGAGTAGGGCCTGTCTTTCATCCCCCCGTGCTTGGGGTCAAAGTTGAAGATGGGCCAGATGATGGTGACCGACAGGTAGAGGACCACGGCCAGCAGGGCGTAGGCGGAGAGGAAGCGGGCGAACGGGAACGGGAGGCAGCCGGTGCACTCGCCCACGCAGAGCACGATGATGGCCGCCGACAGGATGAAGCAGATGCAGTAGATGGCCATGCAGTACTTGAGCGCCTCGTGGCGGTCGTACACCACCGGGTCGCTGATGAAGACGAAGATGACGCAGGCGATGAACGTCTCGCAGACCTTCAGCAGGCCGGGGGCGGTGGCCATGTAGCCGGCCACCTCACCGGGACGCGCCTTGCTGATGCTCACCTCGCTGATGTAGGTGATGGTGGCCAGGCAGGAGAAGACGGTGGACACGATGCGGTAGTCGCGGATCTCGCTGCGGCCCGTCGAGCCCTTGAGGAAGTAGAGGGGGAAGATGATGGAGGCGGACAGGCAGAGGAGGGCGGCGTAGCAGGCGAAGGTGATGGGGAAGTTCTTCCAGGAGACGGGGGCTCGGGCCTGCAGGCCGAACAGCTCCACCAGGAGAACCAGCAGGGTGCCGGCGAAGCTGAAGGCCCAGCAGAAGATGCACCAGTCGCCGGTGCCGTGGTGGAGCCTGCCGCCGTGCACCGCCACCGAGAAGGCCACGCACGAGAAGATCAGAGCCGCCAGACGTGTCCATAGGAGGGGGTTGGAGTGGAGGACTACAGGCATGATGGGAGATGTAGTAGGACGCCGAGCCGATGAGAAGAGCGGAACAGGGGAAAAGTTTCTGTGGATTTGGCTCTCTTCTTTATTTCCTCTTGTGCGGACGCGTTGGATTCACGTTCCTCTGGATTCACCCTCAGCCA
Protein-coding sequences here:
- the myadmb gene encoding myeloid-associated differentiation marker homolog; this encodes MPVVLHSNPLLWTRLAALIFSCVAFSVAVHGGRLHHGTGDWCIFCWAFSFAGTLLVLLVELFGLQARAPVSWKNFPITFACYAALLCLSASIIFPLYFLKGSTGRSEIRDYRIVSTVFSCLATITYISEVSISKARPGEVAGYMATAPGLLKVCETFIACVIFVFISDPVVYDRHEALKYCMAIYCICFILSAAIIVLCVGECTGCLPFPFARFLSAYALLAVVLYLSVTIIWPIFNFDPKHGGMKDRPYSCSSTMGLCVWDKLMAVAVLTAVNFILYLADLIYSARLVFVSA